In Lineus longissimus chromosome 13, tnLinLong1.2, whole genome shotgun sequence, one genomic interval encodes:
- the LOC135497680 gene encoding uncharacterized protein LOC135497680 has product MMPSPDKIFAPVNFFLDDMSANKSRRWKPLHVIQAQSAIVPVNLRSKLDFVRFISASERVPILDLMKVIKEHIDTIKESGIEVFDAATKSAKLVMTETCCGIADFTELQAVCCHLGPNTHKFCPRCHATAKDFGQKSVMRSVEETRTTLSRMSIRTNNQELRKQTGIKEGPGNLVMDMLNPHEYAEFQICFNTLYIIQLLMSSKVEILSCWDIPVTILPWIYLGLGKHLLKFCINKLDDKKKEKLVLHLRSIDQSDVSVAFTSDITKYLDSRQGKDIKQYLQLALFNFDYAGLEPRFLKMLCKLATISKTIDETKIYTTDSIINLQEELNGYLKQVRENAPHLGKKIDDIRNHGPPKAYRKDQFEKLHCNIRKILFNQNQLARSRDTVRQIADCQILQHILDGGYFKNGGEWVSCGSNVRAIGESSMVKKFLGYPQEQQMNNVPMLRKLKKVNNGAIGEENVLEASACRAMSGEIANVGNAVLYENEHGMECFGIFMGGKKICLHQEITIQKLMPMRQKRLGCELVAKSAADSICTRPSKLIRKISVLHECQGGHCVVMEKKVSRKVEQKSANVLQKLLKHNEDHNVWIVNKFRLNRFNAC; this is encoded by the exons ATGATGCCATCTCCAGATAAGATTTTTGCGCCTGTTAACTTTTTCCTGGATGACATGTCAGCCAACAAAAGTCGTCGATGGAAACCACTGCATGTCATCCAGGCCCAGTCTGCGATAGTCCCAGTCAACTTACGATCAAAATTAGACTTCGTCAGATTCATTTCTGCTTCGGAGAGGGTTCCGATTTTAGATTTGATGAAGGTAATCAAGGAGCATATCGATACAATCAAaga GAGTGGAATTGAAGTTTTCGATGCTGCTACGAAGTCTGCGAAATTAGTGATGACCGAAACCTGCTGTGGCATTGCCGACTTCACTGAACTTCAGGCGGTTTGTTgtcatttgggaccaaatacaCATAAATTCTGCCCAAGATGCCAT GCAACAGCCAAAGACTTTGGGCAAAAGAGCGTGATGCGCTCCGTGGAGGAAACACGAACAACCTTGTCGAGAATGAGCATTAGAACAAATAATCAAGAGCTCCGAAAACAAACTGGCATAAAGGAAGGACCAGGAAATCTTGTTATGGATATGCTCAACCCACACGAGTATGCGGAATtccaaatatgttttaatacACTATACATTATACAACTTTTGATGTCATCAAAGGTTGAAATATTATCATGTTG GGACATTCCAGTTACAATCCTGCCTTGGATTTATTTAGGCCTTGGAAAGCACCTACTCAAATTCTGCATTAACAAACTGGATgacaaaaagaaagaaaaacttgTACTCCACCTACGCTCGATTGACCAGAGTGACGTTTCAGTCGCTTTTACATCAGATATCACGAAGTATCTCGATTCAAGACAGGGAAAAGATATCAAACAATAT CTTCAACTTGCTCTGTTTAACTTCGATTATGCCGGGTTGGAGCCAAGGTTCTTGAAAATGCTTTGCAAACTTGCTACA ATTTCAAAAACCATAGATGAAACAAAAATATACACAACAGACAGTATCATCAATCTGCAAGAAGAACTTAATGGATACTTGAAACAAGTGCGGGAAAATGCGCCTCATCTGGGAAAAAAG ATTGATGACATAAGAAACCACGGACCTCCAAAGGCATACCGGAAGGATCAGTTTGAAAAACTTCATTGCAATATAAGAAAGATCTTATTCAATCAGAATCAATTGGCCCGAAGCAGAGACACCGTCCGTCAAATTGCCGACTGCCAAATACTGCAACATATACTTGATGGGGGCTATTTCAAGAATGGGGGAGAATG gGTTAGCTGTGGCAGCAATGTCAGGGCCATTGGAGAATCGTCCATGGTCAAAAAATTCCTTGGGTACCCTCAggaacaacaaatgaacaatgTTCCAATGCTTCGAAAACTGAAAAAAGTGAA CAATGGTGCGATAGGAGAAGAAAATGTATTAGAAGCAAGTGCTTGCCGTGCAATGTCGGGCGAGATAGCAAATGTTGGAAATGCTGTGTTGtatgaaaatgaacatggaATG gaatgtttcggCATATTCATGGGCggcaaaaaaatatgtttgcacCAAGAAATCACGATACAGAAATTGATGCCGATGAGACAAAAAAGACTTGGTTGCGAACTGGTAGCAAAATCAGCTGCCGACAGCATTTGCACACGGCCATCAAAGTTGATACGGAAAATATCGGTGCTCCATGAATGCCAAGGTGGACATTGTGTGGTAATGGAGAAGAAGGTTAGCAGGAAGGTTGAGCAGAAAAGTGCAAATGTCTTACAAAAGCTTTTGAAACACAATGAAGACCACAATGTCTGGATTGTTAATAAATTCAGACTAAATCGTTTTAATGCTTGTTGA